From Saccharomycodes ludwigii strain NBRC 1722 chromosome IV, whole genome shotgun sequence, one genomic window encodes:
- the LEU2 gene encoding 3-isopropylmalate dehydrogenase (similar to Saccharomyces cerevisiae YCL018W | LEU2 | LEUcine biosynthesis) produces the protein MSSPNTKKIVALPGDHVGTEIVDEAIKVLRSIEKVTSTKFDIQYHLIGGAAIDATGVALPDEALEASKAADAVLLGAVGGPKWGTGKVRPEQGLLKIRKELGLYANLRPCNFASDSLLNLSPLKPEIVKGTNFIVVRELVGGIYFGERKEETETDGFAWDSERYSVEEVQRITRMGAFLALQHNPPLPIWSLDKANVLASSRLWRRVVQETIKNEFPQLTVQNQLIDSAAMILVKSPTKLNGIILCNNMFGDIISDEASVIPGSLGLLPSASLASLPDTNKAFGLYEPCHGSAPDLPPNKVNPIATILSAAMMLKLSLDMTKEGEAIEKAVKIVLDKGIRTGDLGGKNTTKEVGDAVAEEVVRILQGSA, from the coding sequence ATGTCTTCCccaaatacaaaaaaaattgttgcCTTACCTGGAGATCACGTAGGTACAGAGATTGTTGATGAAGCAATCAAGGTTTTAAGATCCATTGAAAAAGTAACTTCCACAAAATTTGACATCCAATATCATTTAATTGGTGGTGCAGCCATTGATGCCACCGGTGTTGCATTGCCAGATGAAGCCTTAGAAGCTTCTAAAGCTGCAGATGCTGTCCTTTTGGGTGCAGTTGGTGGTCCTAAATGGGGTACTGGTAAAGTCAGACCAGAACAAGGGTTGctaaaaattagaaaagaatTAGGTTTATATGCCAATTTGAGACCATGCAATTTTGCCTCAGACTCATTATTGAATTTATCACCCTTAAAACCTGAAATTGTCAAAGGTACCAATTTTATAGTAGTTAGAGAATTGGTTGGTGGTATCTATTTTGGTGAAAGGAAGGAAGAGACCGAAACAGACGGTTTTGCCTGGGATAGCGAAAGGTATTCTGTGGAAGAAGTCCAAAGAATTACCAGAATGGGTGCATTTTTGGCTTTGCAACACAACCCACCATTACCTATTTGGTCTTTAGATAAGGCCAACGTCTTGGCATCTTCAAGATTATGGAGAAGAGTTGTACAAGAAACTATTAAGAATGAATTTCCTCAATTGACTGTTCAAAACCAATTGATTGATTCAGCAGCCATGATCTTGGTTAAATCACCAACTAAATTAAACGGTATTATCTTATGTAACAACATGTTTGGTGATATCATTTCTGATGAAGCTTCTGTTATTCCCGGTTCCTTAGGCTTATTGCCAAGTGCATCATTAGCTTCATTGCCAGATACAAACAAAGCCTTTGGTTTATATGAACCTTGTCACGGTTCTGCTCCAGATTTGCCACCAAATAAAGTTAATCCAATTGCTACCATCTTGAGTGCTGCCATGATGTTGAAATTATCTTTAGATATGACTAAAGAAGGTGAAGCTATTGAAAAAGCTGTCAAAATCGTTCTAGACAAAGGTATTAGAACCGGTGATTTGGGTGGTAAGAACACCACTAAGGAAGTGGGTGACGCTGTGGCAGAAGAGGTTGTACGTATTTTACAAGGTTCTGCGTAA
- the PYP1 gene encoding putative phosphoric monoester hydrolase (similar to Saccharomyces cerevisiae YNL010W | putative protein of unknown function), with protein sequence MSSSAKQYKAVIFSDFDGTITLQDSNDYLTDKYGFGKEERLEIFKGVLDGSKSFKEGFTQMLDSIKLPLNECIDILINHIQLDPGFIELYKYCQKEDIPLVIISSGMKPLIRAVLNNLFTKSNVTPNIEIVSNDVVEDASHSKNGYWHIIFKDVDSPHGHDKSRSIDELKLKYPVTPNGKGKYFYCGDGVSDLSAAKECDVLFARSGKDLITYCDKLNIPYVKFNSFEDIMNEVKKELS encoded by the coding sequence ATGTCCTCCTCCGCAAAGCAATACAAAGCCGTTATATTTAGTGACTTTGATGGTACTATCACATTACAAGATTCCAACGATTATTTAACAGATAAATATGGTTTCGGTAAAGAGGAAAGACTGGAGATATTCAAAGGTGTTCTCGATGGTAGCAAATCCTTTAAAGAAGGTTTTACTCAAATGTTAGATAGCATTAAATTGCCATTGAATGAATGTATTGATATCTTAATCAATCATATTCAGTTAGACCCAGGTTTTATTGAATTGTATAAATATTGTCAAAAGGAAGACATTCCGCTAGTGATTATTTCTAGTGGTATGAAACCATTAATTAGAGCTGTGttaaacaatttatttacCAAAAGCAATGTAACACCAAACATCGAGATTGTCAGTAATGATGTTGTTGAAGATGCTAGCCACAGTAAGAATGGATATTGgcatattattttcaaggATGTTGACAGTCCACATGGCCATGATAAAAGCAGAAGTATTGATGAATTGAAATTGAAGTATCCAGTGACACCAAATGGTAAGGGCAAATATTTCTATTGTGGTGACGGAGTGAGTGATTTGAGTGCTGCTAAAGAGTGTGATGTATTATTTGCTCGTAGTGGTAAAGATTTAATTACTTATTGTGATAAACTGAATATCCCATACGTcaaatttaattcttttgaaGATATTATGAATGAGGTTAAGAAGGAGTTGAGTTAG
- the IDP3 gene encoding isocitrate dehydrogenase (NADP(+)) IDP3 (similar to Saccharomyces cerevisiae YLR174W | IDP2 | Isocitrate Dehydrogenase NADP-specific (paralog of YNL009W | IDP3)), with the protein MSAHTVTKKVKVTNPIVEMDGDEQTRIIWHLIRSKLILPFLDIDLKYYDLGIEYRDQTDDKVTLDSAEATLKYGVAVKCATITPDEARVKEFNLKKMWKSPNGTIRNVLGGTVFREPIVIPRIPRLIPQWEKPIIIGRHAFGDQYKATDVVIPGEGELRLVYTPKNKKDGEPIDLHVYEYPKNGGVALAMYNTIDSITGFAKSSFEVALKRNLPLYSTTKNTILKKYDGKFKDIFEEMYAKEYKDKFEAAGIWYEHRLIDDMVAQMLKSKGGFIIAMKNYDGDVESDIVAQGFGSLGLMTSVLLTADGKAFESEAAHGTVTRHYRLHQQGKETSTNSIASIFAWTRGIIQRGKLDDTPDVVKFGELLEKATIDTVQVDGIMTKDLALILGKTDRSAWVTTEEFIDGVEKNIKKLYAESY; encoded by the coding sequence ATGTCCGCCCATACTGTCACTAAAAAAGTCAAAGTTACCAATCCAATTGTTGAAATGGATGGTGATGAACAAACTAGAATTATTTGGCATTTAATTAGATCCAAATTGATCTTACCATTCTTGGATATCGATTTAAAATACTACGATTTAGGTATTGAATATAGAGATCAAACTGATGATAAAGTTACTTTGGATTCCGCCGAAGCTACTTTGAAATATGGTGTTGCAGTTAAATGTGCTACAATCACCCCTGATGAAGCCCGTGTCAAGGAATTtaacttgaaaaaaatgtggAAATCACCAAACGGAACCATTAGAAACGTCTTGGGTGGTACTGTTTTCAGAGAACCAATTGTCATTCCAAGAATCCCAAGATTAATTCCACAATGGGAAAAACCAATCATCATTGGTAGACACGCTTTTGGCGATCAATACAAGGCTACAGACGTTGTTATCCCAGGTGAAGGTGAATTGAGATTGGTATACACTccaaaaaacaagaaagatGGTGAACCAATCGATCTACATGTTTATGAATACCCTAAGAATGGTGGTGTTGCATTAGCTATGTACAATACTATTGATTCCATCACTGGTTTCGCCAAATCCTCTTTTGAGGTTGCTTTGAAAAGAAACTTGCCATTGTACTCTACCACCAAAAACACTATTTTGAAGAAATACGATGGTAAATTCAAGGatatttttgaagaaaTGTATGCCAAGGAGTATAAAGATAAGTTTGAAGCTGCTGGTATCTGGTACGAACACAGATTGATTGATGATATGGTTGCTCAAATGTTGAAGAGTAAAGGTGGGTTCATCATTGCTATGAAAAACTATGATGGTGATGTTGAGTCAGACATTGTTGCTCAAGGTTTTGGTTCTTTGGGTTTGATGACCTCTGTTTTGTTGACCGCTGATGGGAAGGCCTTTGAAAGTGAAGCTGCTCATGGTACTGTTACCAGACATTACAGATTGCATCAACAAGGTAAAGAGACCAGTACCAATTCCATTGCTTCGATATTTGCATGGACCAGAGGTATTATTCAAAGAGGTAAGTTGGATGATACTCCAGATGTTGTTAAATTTGGTgaattattggaaaaagcTACTATTGATACTGTTCAAGTTGACGGAATTATGACAAAGGATTTGGCTTTGATTTTGGGAAAAACTGATAGAAGTGCCTGGGTCACTACCGAAGAGTTTATTGATGGTGTTGAGAAGAACATTAAGAAGTTGTATGCTGAATCTTATTAA
- a CDS encoding uncharacterized protein (similar to Saccharomyces cerevisiae YNL011C | putative protein of unknown function), translating to MQKQLTSPKKRKILVLSGGTATNSLIDTCFNQYANPNCPNSAKITYILPVSDNGGSTSEILRVIGGPAIGDIRSRIIRLIDETKEPFLVNFLSYRLPTDSTTAKLEWNSIVDGTHELWNTKTTNISLKEVCRSFLCYVHMELLKRSSFKRGNSSTRNFNFSNGCVGNLFLTGCRLMLGSLNAAIELMVRLCKIDQEFVEILPCINTNHTHHIAALLENGQLIIGQSQISHPVSNSGILNNSTLSTSAQQINNDDDDDEEEEEEEDYANPTYIHPALKMSQLNFTKDIWHSNSSGTNTSVHKNELLPCPIKKIFYINPYGEIIHPISNPSCISSINNSDCIIYSIGSVMTSLLPILILSNIAESILNDDGNKRKKILLVNGSYDRETVQFNNNNSSTIPTTKNVNEYIEMIVTSVYDAYYYKHPKNRTQGDGVKNEIWNKVITDVIYLENGEILIDDLDLTKNRKIKCHKINGVNPGIYDGAVLYKTLRTILE from the coding sequence ATGCAAAAACAACTCACTTCACCGAAAAAACGTAAGATACTAGTATTAAGTGGTGGGACCGCAACCAATTCATTAATAGATACATGTTTTAATCAATACGCTAATCCTAATTGTCCCAATAGTGCAAAAATAACCTATATATTACCCGTTTCAGATAACGGCGGCTCCACGAGCGAAATATTAAGGGTTATTGGTGGTCCAGCAATAGGTGATATAAGGAGCAGAATAATAAGGTTGATTGACGAGACTAAAGAGCCATTTTTAGTCAATTTTCTAAGCTACAGATTGCCTACTGACTCCACTACAGCCAAGTTGGAATGGAATTCTATAGTAGATGGTACGCATGAATTATGGAATACGAAAACTACCAACATATCATTAAAGGAAGTTTGTAGAAGTTTTTTATGTTATGTCCATAtggaattattaaaaagatcATCGTTTAAAAGGGGCAACAGTAGTACACgaaatttcaatttcagCAATGGATGTGTGGGCAATTTATTCTTAACTGGATGTAGGTTAATGTTAGGCTCTTTGAACGCAGCTATCGAATTAATGGTTAGATTGTGCAAAATAGATCAAGAGTTTGTTGAAATTTTACCATGTATCAATACTAATCACACACATCATATTGCCGCTTTATTGGAAAATGGTCAACTTATAATTGGCCAATCACAAATCTCACATCCCGTTTCAAATAGTGGCATATTAAACAACAGTACCTTAAGCACATCGGCgcaacaaataaacaatgaCGACGACGACgacgaagaagaagaagaggaagaagattATGCTAATCCCACTTATATTCATCCAGCTCTAAAAATGTCTCAATTAAACTTCACTAAAGACATCTGGCACAGCAATAGTAGTGGTACTAACACTAGTGTGCACaaaaatgaattattaCCTTGTcctatcaaaaaaatattttacatTAACCCATATGGCGAAATTATCCATCCCATAAGTAATCCAAGTTGTATTTCAAGTATAAATAATAGCGATTGTATAATATATTCTATTGGCTCAGTAATGACTAGTTTGTTACCCATACTAATACTAAGTAACATCGCCGAAAGTATCCTTAACGATGATGGTAacaagagaaaaaaaatattattagtcaATGGTTCGTATGATAGAGAAACCGTACagtttaataacaacaacagcagcacAATCCCTACAACCAAGAATGTTAATGAATACATCGAGATGATTGTCACCTCCGTGTATGACGCCTATTACTATAAGCATCCAAAAAATAGAACCCAGGGAGACGGggtgaaaaatgaaatatgGAATAAAGTTATTACAGATGTTATATATCTAGAAAATGGCGAGATATTAATAGATGACCTAGATCTGactaaaaatagaaaaataaagtgccataaaataaatggaGTCAATCCCGGCATTTACGACGGTGCCgttttatataaaacattGCGAACTATATTAGAATAA
- the NFS1 gene encoding cysteine desulfurase (similar to Saccharomyces cerevisiae YCL017C | NFS1 | NiFS-like) — translation MLRHTTTRLLNNISTRNAINRTTIAAALRVIPTRKSLATSATKSKAKHDEDIDDFKLVVHTSADSKPAASKKTAADASSPGSNALKYAYQERSGFGTRPIYLDVQATTPTDPRVLDQMLKFFTGLYGNPHSNTHSYGWETNNEIEKARENVAKVIGANPKEIIFTSGATESNNMALKGVARFYKKTKNHIITTRTEHKCVLEAARAMKNEGYDITFLNVNEQGLIDLKELEKAIRPETCLVSVMAVNNEIGVMQPIKEIGSICRKHKVFFHTDAAQAYGKIPLDVNEMNIDLMSVSSHKIYGPKGVGAIYVRRRPRVRLEPIISGGGQERGLRSGTLSPPLVCGFGEAARLVREEYEADSEHIKKLSKKLTDGLLSIEQTTLNGSPIHHFPGCVNISFAYVEGESLLMALRDIALSSGSACTSASLEPSYVLHALGKDDALAHSSIRFGIGRFTTEEEIDYVIKAIKERVEFLRELSPLWEMVKEGIDLNSIEWSGH, via the coding sequence ATGTTGAGACATACTACTACCAGATTATTGAATAACATATCAACCCGTAATGCTATTAATCGTACCACAATAGCAGCCGCCTTAAGGGTGATACCAACTAGAAAATCACTAGCCACTTCAGCCACTAAAAGCAAAGCCAAGCATGATGAAGATATAGATGATTTCAAATTAGTGGTCCACACTAGTGCTGATTCAAAACCAGCGGCTAGTAAAAAAACTGCAGCTGATGCATCTTCTCCAGGATCCAACGCTTTAAAATATGCCTATCAAGAAAGATCTGGTTTTGGTACAAGACCAATTTACTTAGATGTTCAAGCAACAACACCAACGGACCCACGTGTTTTGGATCAAATgttgaaattttttactGGGCTATATGGTAATCCACATTCAAACACACATTCTTATGGTTGGGAAACAAATAACGAGATTGAAAAGGCAAGAGAAAACGTAGCCAAAGTCATTGGTGCGAACCCAAaggaaattatttttactagtGGAGCTACTGAATCCAACAACATGGCTTTGAAGGGTGTTGCTCgcttttacaaaaaaaccaaaaaccATATTATCACAACTAGGACTGAGCACAAATGTGTCTTAGAAGCAGCCAGAgcaatgaaaaatgaagGATACGACATTACCTTTTTAAATGTCAACGAGCAAGGGTTAATTGACTTGAAAGAATTGGAGAAGGCAATCAGACCAGAAACTTGTTTAGTCAGTGTAATGGCTGTTAACAACGAAATCGGTGTAATGCAGCCAATCAAGGAAATCGGATCTATTTGCAGAAAACacaaagtttttttccATACTGACGCTGCTCAAGCTTATGGTAAAATACCACTAGATGTTAATGAAATGAACATTGATTTGATGTCTGTATCTTCACATAAAATATATGGTCCAAAGGGTGTCGGTGCTATCTACGTTAGAAGAAGACCAAGAGTTAGATTAGAACCAATTATAAGTGGGGGAGGTCAAGAAAGAGGGCTTAGATCAGGTACATTATCGCCACCATTGGTTTGTGGGTTTGGTGAAGCTGCCAGGTTGGTTAGAGAAGAATATGAAGCCGATAGTGAGCATATAAAGAAGCTGAGCAAGAAACTAACCGATGGTTTATTAAGTATTGAACAAACTACACTAAACGGATCACCAATACATCACTTTCCCGGTTGCGTTAACATATCATTTGCTTACGTTGAAGGTGAGTCTCTATTGATGGCTTTAAGAGATATTGCACTAAGTAGTGGCAGTGCATGTACGTCTGCCTCTTTGGAGCCCTCATATGTTTTGCATGCTTTAGGTAAAGACGATGCTTTGGCTCATTCTAGTATTAGATTTGGTATTGGTAGATTTACTACTGAGGAGGAAATTGATTATGTTATTAAGGCCATTAAAGAAAGAGTTGAGTTTTTAAGAGAGTTGAGTCCATTGTGGGAAATGGTCAAGGAGGGTATTGACTTGAATTCAATTGAATGGTCAGGCCATTAG
- the SSP120 gene encoding nucleobindin SSP120 (similar to Saccharomyces cerevisiae YLR250W | SSP120 | Saccharomyces Secretory Protein): MKYITLITTLLLLFSTLNASVLDNTEREIIEPNVNIDEEKPPKGMSWEAWHMQHEHQMETYTPEIFFSLHDIGNKGYLDANDIISMYGLNRDEVVGTGDGMGKHDDSEEIDSGLTARVVNFIMKLLDVDDDTKITKAEYLNFAKKGDKFPDLGVGVGHHADFELEYEIHHWNKYHKDQDPEVRNVHKEDIEHELLHHEHEIEHEETVQRGASRQTVITDDQLESRIKLQNIPEKYRAVH, encoded by the coding sequence atgaaatatattacattaataacaacattGCTGCTATTATTCTCTACGCTAAATGCTTCTGTATTAGACAACACAGAAAGAGAAATAATTGAACCCAATGTGAATATTGATGAGGAAAAACCACCAAAAGGTATGAGTTGGGAAGCTTGGCATATGCAACATGAACACCAAATGGAAACATATACTCCagaaattttcttttctttacaTGACATTGGAAACAAGGGTTATTTAGATGCTAATGACATAATTTCCATGTATGGTTTAAATAGAGATGAAGTGGTCGGTACTGGTGATGGTATGGGTAAACATGATGATTCTGAAGAAATCGATAGTGGTTTAACCGCTAGAGTAGTTAACTTTATTATGAAATTATTGGATGTTGACGATGATACCAAAATTACAAAGGCCGAATATCTAAACTTTGCTAAAAAGGGAGATAAATTTCCTGATTTGGGTGTTGGAGTTGGTCATCATGCCGATTTTGAGTTGGAATATGAAATTCACCACTGGAACAAATATCATAAAGACCAAGATCCTGAGGTTAGGAACGTTCACAAAGAAGATATTGAACATGAGCTTTTACATCATGAACACGAGATTGAGCATGAGGAAACTGTTCAAAGAGGTGCTTCAAGACAAACAGTCATTACTGATGACCAATTGGAATCAAGAATAAAACTGCAAAACATTCCTGAAAAGTATAGAGCTGTTCATTga
- the SPO1 gene encoding putative carboxylic ester hydrolase (similar to Saccharomyces cerevisiae YNL012W | SPO1 | SPOrulation), with amino-acid sequence MNKKNKPIIFFRNIILLSIIFSFYTSIKYPFAIASLIPIKYPRTISNAQSDTVSSIYNEGNSNNKSCFNFININDAENNKKQLHSVKDFLVEKNKLNVFTSQNSLYAPRRVECPNYPLLRNASISTTSYNMYHNNDFFYPHEEINAEEKDYINSRNSIHTQANILKFLKSLEIPDFSFYHFYFYPLFTDLYENTKIGSDRENQWKHALFDEKNYSKENSLYNLLGNQSNNYNAESNNINIGVAISGGGYRSMLTGAGVLLGMDRYGLLSCTNYITAVSGGSWLLTSLLLNDFNSIGNWNFKDSLLEGIPNIEISSSDDDTSLLKLLETGGEKREKDSNGIFHKRGFNDYIMFLKLKIDKLFGNKNKKKDNKLNEETPLFTYSNTTDINTLMKMMDKMNRFRKSVKFYNKIHDLVKPKKMAGFPLSFTDYWSKALMNRMTAQWDDSSVDKQQNIELTTVLSKSSRFLRYEIPLPIIVANCKNGLLRNAVFEFTPFEFGSWLKTFNMFANIKYLGSKVNPETWYGTECYNGFDNIGFITATSSSLFNILFSYIWKLTMNVSSDTHRAIKAIFAVFGINLLDNHVFSDDVESSAVSRPDYAIFKTNPFYKLNISSSFMADSLTKDESLYLVDGGEDTENLPIRPLLQPDRNLDIIFIVDSSSDRNNFPNGRNLYNIYKNFLMEENYRIIRPMSEYYKQSGDDEVQFVKILNIPKIPKTISLDGHNNTKLFAYNKTSIVFGCFIESYVTLPLNITRTNGTEFNYIDIKPQKYPPMLLYMPNNNISYASNKSTFKMSYSATEVKKMIENGENIFTQSFDANYKKCLGCFMIKRTYDNRAHIDKQKIPDFCNECYKEYCYN; translated from the coding sequence atgaataaaaaaaataaaccaattatatttttcagaAATATTATACTGTTgtcaattattttttccttttatacTAGCATTAAGTACCCGTTTGCCATTGCTTCACTTATTCCTATTAAATATCCCAGAACCATTAGTAATGCTCAATCGGACACAGTTTCTAGTATCTACAATGAAGgtaacagtaataataaaagttgctttaattttataaacatCAACGATGctgaaaacaataaaaagcaACTACATAGTGTTAAAGATTTTCttgtagaaaaaaataagctGAATGTATTTACCTCGCAGAATTCTTTATATGCTCCAAGAAGGGTTGAATGTCCAAATTACCCATTGCTAAGAAATGCAAGTATAAGTACTACTAGTTATAATATGTACcataataatgattttttttatcctcATGAAGAAATTAACgctgaagaaaaagattataTCAACTCGAGAAATTCTATTCACACGCAagcaaatattttaaaatttttaaaaagtctAGAAATACCTGATTTTAGTTTCTACCATTTCTATTTCTATCCTTTGTTTACTGATTTGTATGAAAATACAAAGATTGGATCAGACAGAGAAAACCAATGGAAACATGCCCTTTTCGATGAAAAAAACTATAGTAAGGAAAATAGTCTTTACAATCTGCTTGGTAACCAaagtaataattataatgcTGAAagcaataatatcaatatcgGAGTTGCTATATCTGGGGGTGGGTACCGATCAATGTTAACGGGAGCAGGGGTGCTTCTGGGAATGGATCGATATGGGTTGTTAAGCTGTACAAATTATATAACTGCTGTTAGTGGAGGAAGTTGGCTATTAACGAGCTTACTTCttaatgattttaattCAATAGGTAACTGGAATTTTAAAGATAGTTTATTAGAGGGAATACCAAATATAGAAATTAGTAGCAGTGATGATGATActtctttattaaaattgttgGAAACTGGCGGGGAGAAAAGGGAGAAAGACAGTAATGGGATTTTCCATAAAAGAGGGTTTAACGATTATAtcatgtttttaaaattgaaaatagatAAATTGTTCGgtaataagaataaaaaaaaagataataaactGAACGAAGAAACGCCATTATTTACCTACTCTAATACCACTGACATAAATACACTTATGAAAATGATGGATAAGATGAACAGATTTCGTAAGAGTGTCAAattttataacaaaatacaTGATTTGGtgaaaccaaaaaaaatggctGGTTTCCCCCTCAGTTTTACAGATTACTGGTCAAAAGCTTTGATGAATCGAATGACAGCACAATGGGATGATTCAAGCGTAGATAAGCAGCAAAACATTGAGCTAACTACAGTTTTGTCCAAAAGCAGTAGGTTTCTTAGATATGAAATCCCACTTCCCATAATAGTAGCCAATTGTAAAAACGGTTTATTGAGAAATGCCGTTTTTGAATTTACTCCTTTTGAATTTGGCTCATGGTTAAAGACTTTCAATATGTTtgcaaatataaaatatttgggaTCGAAAGTTAACCCAGAAACTTGGTACGGAACTGAGTGTTACAATGGTTTCGATAATATTGGATTCATAACAGCCACATCCTCGAGtttattcaatattttgttttcttatATTTGGAAGTTAACCATGAATGTGTCATCCGATACTCATCGAGCCATCAAAGCAATATTTGCGGTGTTTGGGATAAATTTACTAGATAACCATGTGTTTAGTGATGATGTAGAAAGCAGTGCTGTTTCCAGACCAGATTATGCgattttcaaaacaaaccctttttataaattaaacatTTCTTCGAGTTTTATGGCAGATTCATTGACTAAAGATGAATCTTTATACTTGGTGGATGGAGGGGAAGATACAGAAAATCTACCAATAAGACCATTGCTACAGCCGGATAGAAATttagatattatttttattgtggATTCAAGTTCAGATAGGAACAATTTTCCCAACGGTAGAAATCTATAcaatatttacaaaaactttttgatGGAGGAAAATTATAGAATTATTCGGCCAATGAGCGAGTATTACAAGCAAAGTGGTGACGACGAAGTacaatttgttaaaatattgaatattCCAAAAATACCCAAAACAATTAGTTTAGATGgacataataatacaaagcTGTTTGcttataataaaacttcAATTGTCTTTGGTTGTTTCATAGAAAGTTATGTGACGTTACCTTTAAATATTACCAGGACAAATGGTACTGAGTTCAATTATATTGATATCAAGCCACAAAAATACCCTCCGATGCTATTATACATGccgaataataatatatccTATGCTTCCAACAAATCAACATTCAAGATGAGCTATAGTGCAACtgaagttaaaaaaatgattgaaAACGgtgaaaatatatttacgCAATCTTTTGATGCTAATTATAAGAAATGCTTAGGTTGTTTTATGATCAAAAGAACATATGATAATAGAGCTCATATtgacaaacaaaaaataccaGATTTTTGCAATGAATGTTATAAAGAATATTGTTACAATTAG